In the genome of Podospora pseudocomata strain CBS 415.72m chromosome 2 map unlocalized CBS415.72m_2.2, whole genome shotgun sequence, one region contains:
- a CDS encoding uncharacterized protein (COG:S; EggNog:ENOG503PEV2), producing the protein MLIERLFVKEQQDSRPMSSPWFSSGSCQRWQQRDAPASRAPNQYLYPWFPPALGPSPPFQTIKHTLTICTMISILAIVASALAFSSVAYSAPAELAPSNGTATVSNYTVYYECNPSNLKWAEIKNIQIGRDYLNGLPGKAKIAGGKHCDRVSCSYNSAIFYCNDDDNEKEVEWERLAEFTSLLLDKCGDKSVVKGRVFDRPNWHTEVQGEAC; encoded by the exons ATGCTTATCGAACGTCTGTTCGTCAAGGAGCAACAAGATTCCCGCCCGATGTCTTCTCCGTGGttcagcagcggcagctgTCAAAggtggcagcagcgggaTGCTCCTGCCAGCCGTGCCCCTAACCAGTATCTATATCCATGGTTTCCCCCAGCTCTCggtccttcccctcctttccaAACCATCAAACACACACTCACCATTTGCACAATGATatccatcctcgccatcgtcgccAGCGCGCTGGCCTTCTCAAGCGTGGCCTACAGCGCCCCCGCTGAACTCGCCCCCTCCAATGGCACCGCCACGGTCTCAAACTACACTGTATACTACGAGTGTAACCCATCCAACCTGAAGTGGGCCGAAATCAAGAACATCCAGATCGGCCGCGATTATCTAAACGGGCTCCCGGGCAAGGCTAAAATCGCCGGAGGCAAGCACTGCGACCGCGTCAGCTGCTCGTATAACTCGGCCATTTTCTACTGCAACGAC GATGATAACGAGAAGGAGGTCGAGTGGGAGAGGCTCGCCGAATTCACCTCACTGCTTCTTGACAAGTGTGGTGATAAGAGCGTGGTGAAGGGCAGGGTGTTCGACAGGCCTAACTGGCATACTGAGGTTCAGGGTGAAGCTTGCTAA
- a CDS encoding uncharacterized protein (EggNog:ENOG503PR4V), whose translation MLAVTYSVPSFHDITSLHNSTSLHNSTSLDNSSAPTCGNNDIDPKSSRYYTCKMEGNGAPINEIGHGLEYLYDLQPSLARIGEGRHCDHVSCEWGSAIFFCNDDTNRVKVVEWPQIADAASLLIDTCRDTSEVTVKGKVYFTK comes from the exons ATGCTGGCCGTGACCTACAGCGTCCCGTCTTTCCACGACATCACCTCTCTCCACAACAGCACCTCGCTCCACAACAGCACTTCCTTGGACAACAGTTCGGCTCCGACTTGTGGCAACAACGATATCGATCCCAAGAGCTCAAGATATTATACATGCAAAATGGAGGGCAACGGAGCCCCGATCAACGAGATCGGCCACGGACTCGAATACCTCTATGACCTGCAGCCCAGCCTAGCGAGGATTGGCGAGGGCAGACACTGCGACCACGTCAGCTGCGAGTGGGGGTCGGCCATCTTTTTCTGCAATGATGAT ACGAACCGCGTCAAGGTAGTTGAATGGCCTCAGATTGCCGATGCCGCTTCGCTCCTCATCGACACATGCAGGGATACTTCTGAGGTGACTGTGAAGGGCAAGGTGTATTTCACGAAGTAA
- a CDS encoding uncharacterized protein (EggNog:ENOG503P503) — protein MDDPWRSPWTATEVDPDKDHKLPSPSLSKSDLAPPPRALLSGTSSPRLSAAVESSPWGDDGDGLGDWAGASTPAADASSVHSGWGGGWATSPNLAAVRRDDDSGRLSPIAWPGNIATPKPANGSAFRQPSPDPWATESSFDKPPTEIDAPQVIVDLASPRATHFETLKVATGLGAIGLDAGWDSASVEENREGPTEVTDPQNHEEKRAEDPAQLPRHNGELRSYTPSNEGTDHDDDHQDSPITSIDEDHRGRQREPARPAGKVQELVVKFDGLAKAKSQESLRVPRPKSSGSGSVGKRDASSDNGDFGDFEDTEDVKFHPPPDPVEQPVAPQSSEDAERPVTPPSSQDVKSPLTPPSSKSKCEDETPTKRSPQVKSSAVASPEVPIRPKIIRPTFEVNLDQVGELFGSMKVPVKLPIISIDGEIPERVITDSFNEISERKLWYRLSRLGSARRHDAADEDSYRRITWPTSTVRQEVITIVRRWMEEDSIAGRVALGGGISKTQKNMFGWDSSAEPVGLDAVFGKRKQESRAAPPQPIQIPDSLASFLEPPTPTTSRSAHSVASPPPAVQSPPVASFGWSESPAFAPTPTTTLAPPPRPSTGGSAPSALPSTAGHSRTASQPAVFGAPTAFSPAPIAEANHDDGEDDDEDWGEMVSSPVESKPAGFQSLDDAFAAPIAPTTSASTLSDPEAAGETRPSTSDPWSTMDFSMFDAPAPALSQSKPPAALPTPSDTPLAFSPIVVTFPLSLSETPTPSPTFTPPTQTSPPPPKALLSARPFTPSVPSRLSEHMSVPPDPVPPIQDPIHDLTTSDDEVAKQIIANLPDLAVPIPSARVLFLREISQFPIVR, from the coding sequence ATGGACGATCCATGGCGCTCACCATGGACTGCGACCGAGGTCGATCCCGACAAAGACCACAaacttccctctccctctctctccaaaTCCGACCtcgctcctccaccacgcgCGCTTCTCTCGGGCACCAGCTCTCCACGACTCTCGGCGGCAGTCGAATCTTCGCCATGGGGCGATGACGGGGATGGCCTCGGGGACTGGGCCGGCGCTTCGACACCGGCGGCCGATGCCTCGTCGGTTCATTCTGGATGGGGCGGTGGGTGGGCAACGAGTCCGAATCTTGCGGCCGTTCGACGAGACGATGATTCTGGCAGGTTAAGCCCAATCGCGTGGCCTGGCAACATTGCGACGCCAAAACCAGCAAACGGCTCCGCCTTTCGACAACCCTCGCCCGATCCCTGGGCAACCGAGTCTTCGTTCGACAAACCGCCAACGGAAATCGACGCACCCCAAGTAATCGTCGATCTTGCCTCTCCTCGAGCGACGCACTTTGAGACGCTGAAAGTCGCAACCGGTTTGGGGGCGATTGGCCTGGATGCTGGATGGGATAGTGCGTCGGTGGAAGAGAACAGAGAAGGACCAACTGAGGTCACGGATCCCCAGAATCATGAAGAAAAGCGAGCAGAGGATCCGGCACAGCTTCCGCGGCACAATGGCGAGTTACGCTCGTACACTCCGTCGAATGAAGGAACAGATCACGACGATgatcatcaagactcgcCCATAACATCCATCGACGAAGACCACAGAGGCCGTCAACGAGAACCGGCCCGGCCTGCTGGTAAGGTCCAGGAGCTGGTCGTCAAGTTCGATGGTCTTGCCAAGGCTAAGAGCCAGGAGAGCTTGCGTGTCCCTCGGCCGAAGAGCAGCGGCAGTGGCAGTGTGGGCAAACGGGATGCCTCGAGTGACAATGGTGATTTTGGTGACTTCGAGGATACAGAGGACGTCAAattccacccacccccagatCCCGTGGAACAACCCGTGGCACCTCAGAGTTCGGAAGACGCGGAACGACCTGtcacacctccctcatcgcaAGACGTAAAGTCACCACTcactcctccttcatcaaagTCAAAATGTGAAGACGAAACTCCCACAAAGCGATCTCCACAGGTAAAGTCCAGTGCCGTTGCTTCCCCCGAAGTTCCTATCAGACCGAAAATCATCCGTCCGACCTTTGAAGTCAATTTGGACCAAGTTGGTGAACTTTTCGGGTCGATGAAAGTTCCTGTTAAACTGCCCATCATCAGTATTGATGGTGAGATTCCGGAGCGTGTCATCACCGACAGCTTCAACGAGATATCTGAACGAAAGCTGTGGTACCGTTTGTCTCGGTTGGGATCGGCGCGGAGACACGATGCTGCAGATGAAGACAGCTACAGACGGATCACTTGGCCGACGTCCACAGTTCGTCAGGAAGTCATTACAATCGTCCGCCGGTGGATGGAAGAAGACTCCATTGCTGGCCGAGTGGCTCTTGGCGGAGGCATATCCAAGACTCAGAAGAATATGTTCGGCTGGGATTCCTCTGCCGAGCCTGTTGGTCTGGATGCTGTCTTTGGCAAGCGAAAACAGGAATCTAGGGCAGCTCCACCGCAGCCGATCCAGATCCCAGATTCCCTGGCGTCTTTTCTTGAACCACCAACTCCTACGACGTCTAGATCAGCCCATAGTGTCgcatcacccccaccagCTGTACAAAGCCCGCCGGTTGCTTCCTTCGGGTGGAGTGAGAGCCCTGCATTTGCTCCCACGCCAACTACAACCCTTGCACCACCCCCACGACCATCAACAGGCGGGAGCGCGCCTTCAGCCTTACCGTCAACAGCAGGTCATTCACGAACTGCCTCGCAGCCGGCAGTGTTCGGTGCTCCAACAGCATTTTCACCTGCGCCAATAGCCGAAGCAAACCATGACGAtggagaagacgatgatgaagactGGGGTGAAATGGTCTCTTCACCAGTTGAGTCAAAGCCGGCTGGATTCCAGAGCTTGGATGATGCCTTTGCGGCCCCAATTGCTCCTACTACCTCAGCATCTACACTATCAGACCCTGAAGCGGCTGGTGAAACTAGACCTTCTACGAGCGACCCATGGTCAACAATGGACTTTTCGATGTTTGACGCTCCAGCTCCGGCTTTGTCTCAGTCCAAGCCGCCAGCCGCTCTACCGACGCCTTCAGATACACCTCTCGCCTTCTCACCCATAGTTGTGACATTTCCGCTGTCTCTTTCAGAAACGCCCACACCTTCACCAACATTCACGCCACCAACACAaacttcaccacctccaccaaaggCACTTCTCAGCGCACGACCTTTTACACCATCAGTGCCATCGCGGCTGTCAGAGCATATGTCCGTGCCACCAGATCCTGTTCCCCCCATCCAGGATCCCATCCACGATCTGACTACGAGTGACGATGAGGTGGCTAAACAGATCATCGCAAACCTCCCCGACCT
- a CDS encoding uncharacterized protein (COG:S; EggNog:ENOG503PEV2), translating to MLPIVTYLVSMLELISTVYSTPAVVDNSLSLHNTSFLAAYDDTGYILEWICDHDTSPAHQNSIRDGIDYLRSLPETPRPRTTQKVVVAAITWCNENFNTGIETTWEHIAAGAESLLTKCFYNNGHGVNAVARYSTNWFVKVWVNDC from the exons ATGTTGCCTATCGTCACCTACCTCGTCAGCATGCTGGAACTGATCAGCACCGTGTACAGCACCCCCGCGGTTGTCGACAACTCACTCTCCCTTCACAACACCTCATTCCTCGCTGCTTATGACGACACGGGGTATATCCTGGAATGGATCTGCGATCATGATACCTCGCCAGCCCACCAAAACTCCATCCGGGACGGAATTGATTACCTACGTTCGTTGCCAGAGACACCCAGACCACGGACGACGCAAAAGGTTGTGGTCGC CGCAATTACTTGGTGTAACGAG aaCTTCAACACTGGTATCGAGACTACGTGGGAGCACATTGCCGCAGGTGCCGAGAGTCTGCTCACGAAGTGCTTTTACAATAACGGCCACGGGGTGAATGCAGTGGCGCGTTATAGCACAAACTGGTTTGTGAAAGTTTGGGTCAACGACTGTTGA